One region of Natronobacterium texcoconense genomic DNA includes:
- a CDS encoding restriction endonuclease — protein MVDVGPIVALLVVGLILVLLSADSNNERPGHYNRGVLQQTSPEKLRKYVAILYENEGYTTEVSRNSAEYIDVVAKSDEELVAISVRRRQEEDRVSANAVKRFADSLQKFGADSAIMVSTSYFTKPARDTAKQSDIKLLNGDELAEHFTKCNDIPK, from the coding sequence ATGGTTGACGTAGGACCGATAGTTGCACTTCTTGTAGTGGGATTGATACTGGTTTTGTTGTCAGCAGACAGCAATAATGAAAGGCCAGGACATTACAACCGTGGAGTGTTACAACAAACGTCTCCTGAAAAACTTAGGAAGTATGTGGCAATATTATACGAAAATGAAGGATACACTACTGAAGTCAGCCGTAACAGTGCCGAATATATCGACGTAGTTGCCAAGTCTGATGAAGAATTAGTTGCGATAAGCGTCAGACGGAGACAAGAAGAGGATAGAGTTAGTGCTAATGCAGTGAAACGGTTTGCAGACTCTTTACAGAAATTTGGAGCTGATAGTGCTATCATGGTGTCCACCTCATATTTCACTAAGCCAGCCCGTGATACAGCGAAACAGTCTGACATCAAGTTACTGAACGGGGACGAGTTGGCAGAACACTTTACAAAATGTAATGATATTCCAAAATAG
- a CDS encoding ATP-binding protein: MVYPFSSPNGYEERLNQQFSGYLYYSLQISPKILNTLHENLGISFSKEATVVAHQNSPLPRYTESGTDRELDWVISDRDKLVGYESKYGDSLSSNQLQDELEKLELNVDGRDFILIVVTPHTTPPLIMDRFENEPVHWISWFTISRRLHQIEETEIQSEQRPILRMLRDLFEAEDMHPFTGFNHHDKLQYRYFIRDLRQELVQTELKNPGKVNTSTTNDPDPTSWKRLVPKRLDVPFVRESREDTWKRQRSYLTTIVDTETHEVHAGIVFNLREVESHRNYVADSLDELVGYASDRDLQLWASMNSLNQWEAGVPRTDDPSEMRSWLKGGNKNSVRVDGTNFKKAIFVNECSDSDPSETVQNAKNELLRQFEDFLVSDDLYPWTTLEGHE, encoded by the coding sequence ATGGTATATCCGTTCTCATCACCGAACGGTTACGAAGAACGTCTCAACCAGCAATTTTCTGGGTACCTCTATTATAGCCTACAGATCAGCCCAAAGATACTCAACACCCTACATGAAAATCTGGGCATTTCATTTTCGAAGGAGGCGACGGTCGTTGCCCATCAGAACTCACCGTTACCACGATACACTGAAAGTGGGACCGATCGGGAACTCGACTGGGTCATTTCTGATAGAGACAAACTTGTTGGCTACGAGTCGAAGTATGGAGACTCTCTCAGTAGTAATCAGTTGCAAGATGAACTCGAAAAGTTGGAATTGAACGTAGACGGGCGGGATTTTATACTAATTGTCGTTACTCCACATACGACGCCACCGCTGATTATGGACCGATTTGAAAATGAGCCGGTCCATTGGATAAGCTGGTTCACCATCTCTCGCCGTCTCCATCAAATCGAGGAGACCGAGATCCAATCAGAACAACGCCCTATTCTCAGAATGCTGCGGGACCTCTTCGAGGCAGAAGACATGCATCCATTCACAGGCTTCAATCACCATGACAAGTTACAGTATCGGTACTTCATCAGGGACCTTCGTCAAGAACTGGTCCAAACAGAACTCAAAAATCCTGGGAAAGTGAATACCTCAACGACGAACGATCCAGACCCGACCTCCTGGAAGCGACTCGTACCGAAACGGCTTGACGTGCCATTCGTCCGTGAGTCGCGTGAAGATACTTGGAAACGCCAGCGGTCCTATCTGACGACAATCGTGGATACGGAGACCCACGAGGTCCATGCTGGGATAGTATTTAATCTAAGAGAAGTCGAATCTCACCGCAATTACGTCGCTGACTCATTGGACGAGCTTGTTGGGTATGCGTCCGACCGAGACTTGCAACTCTGGGCCTCCATGAACAGCCTCAATCAGTGGGAAGCGGGCGTACCGAGAACGGATGATCCATCTGAGATGCGCAGTTGGCTCAAAGGAGGGAATAAGAACTCTGTGAGAGTCGATGGGACAAATTTCAAGAAGGCAATCTTCGTTAACGAATGCTCAGACTCAGATCCCTCTGAAACAGTCCAAAACGCCAAAAACGAGCTTCTCAGACAATTTGAGGATTTCTTAGTTTCGGATGATCTGTATCCGTGGACCACATTGGAGGGACACGAGTAG